In Marinobacter sp. LQ44, the following are encoded in one genomic region:
- a CDS encoding glyceraldehyde-3-phosphate dehydrogenase, whose amino-acid sequence MSHEQINQHLSNWTERESTAEAMIPLIGRLYRKNNVVTSVYGRAIINQSVIDIIRAHRFVRQVENSELSVHDTLPILQAMDKLDLGRAHVDIGKLAVKFKAEGGDLTEFLKREIGPVVGQYASQSEQDAQNETKDVVLYGFGRIGRLLARILIEKAGGGNNLRLRAIVVRQGGAENDLEKRASLLRRDSVHGPFDGTITVDEENSALIANGNFIKVIYSDGPDKVDYTSYDIHNAIVIDNTGKWRDEAGLGLHLKSKGVSRVILTAPGKGDIKNIVYGINNDWITDEDKILSAASCTTNAITPVLKAINDEYGIEDGHVETVHSYTNDQNLIDNYHKGSRRGRSAALNMVITETGAAKAVAKALPELKGKLSGNAIRVPTPNVSMAILNLNLKSDVDVEKVNDYLRDMALHSELQKQIDFVNSPEVVSTDFVGSRHAGIVDAQATIANGKRLILYVWYDNEFGYSAQVIRCVNQMAGVTYPIFPKRARD is encoded by the coding sequence GTGAGTCACGAACAAATCAACCAGCACCTGTCCAACTGGACAGAAAGAGAGTCCACCGCCGAAGCGATGATCCCGCTGATTGGCCGCCTGTACCGCAAAAACAACGTTGTTACGTCGGTATACGGCCGGGCGATCATCAACCAGTCGGTGATCGACATCATCCGTGCCCATCGTTTTGTTCGTCAGGTTGAGAACAGCGAGCTGTCCGTACACGATACGCTGCCGATCCTGCAGGCCATGGACAAGCTGGACCTGGGCCGCGCCCACGTTGACATCGGCAAGCTGGCGGTCAAGTTCAAGGCTGAAGGCGGTGACCTCACTGAATTTCTGAAGCGTGAAATCGGCCCGGTGGTTGGTCAGTATGCCAGTCAGTCCGAGCAGGATGCCCAGAACGAAACCAAAGACGTGGTGCTTTATGGTTTTGGTCGTATCGGCCGTCTTCTGGCCCGCATCCTGATTGAAAAAGCCGGCGGTGGTAACAATCTTCGCCTGCGTGCCATTGTGGTTCGCCAGGGTGGTGCCGAGAACGATCTGGAGAAGCGTGCTAGCCTGCTGCGCCGTGACTCTGTACATGGTCCCTTCGATGGCACCATCACCGTAGATGAGGAAAATTCCGCCCTGATCGCCAACGGTAACTTTATCAAAGTGATTTATTCCGATGGCCCCGACAAGGTGGATTACACCAGCTACGACATCCACAACGCCATTGTCATCGACAACACCGGCAAGTGGCGTGACGAAGCTGGCCTTGGCCTGCACCTGAAGTCCAAGGGAGTCAGCCGCGTGATTCTGACGGCTCCGGGCAAGGGCGACATCAAGAACATCGTGTATGGCATCAACAACGACTGGATTACTGACGAAGACAAGATCCTGTCCGCGGCGTCCTGTACCACCAACGCCATTACCCCGGTGCTGAAGGCCATCAACGACGAATACGGCATTGAAGATGGCCATGTTGAGACCGTTCACTCCTACACCAACGACCAGAACCTGATCGACAACTACCACAAGGGTAGCCGTCGTGGTCGTAGCGCAGCACTGAACATGGTTATTACAGAGACAGGTGCGGCCAAGGCTGTTGCCAAGGCGCTGCCGGAGCTCAAGGGCAAGCTGAGCGGTAATGCTATCCGGGTGCCGACGCCGAACGTGTCCATGGCCATCCTCAACCTGAATCTGAAGTCCGACGTGGATGTAGAGAAGGTGAATGATTACCTCCGCGACATGGCTCTGCATTCCGAGCTGCAGAAGCAGATCGATTTCGTGAATTCCCCGGAAGTGGTATCCACAGACTTCGTAGGCTCCCGCCATGCCGGGATTGTCGATGCCCAGGCCACTATCGCAAACGGTAAGCGCCTGATTCTCTACGTATGGTACGACAACGAGTTCGGCTACAGCGCTCAGGTTATCCGTTGTGTCAACCAGATGGCCGGCGTCACCTACCCGATCTTTCCGAAGCGGGCACGTGACTAA
- a CDS encoding Na(+)-translocating NADH-quinone reductase subunit A translates to MIKIKKGLDLPISGAPEQTITDGKPIRHVALIGFDYNGMKPTMAVKEGDRVKRGTLLFTDKKTEGVRYTSPAAGVVKEINRGERRVFQSVVIEIDGDEAETYARYNDSDLAGLERQQVVDNLVESGLWTAFRTRPYSKVPEIDSAPNSIFVSVMDTNPLAADPTVIIGENSKAFEKGLTIISRLTNGKVFVTGKPGADVSVPKADNIEVHQFDGVHPAGNVGTHIHHLDPVSASKTVWSINYQDVIDIAKLFETGEVPVERIVAIGGPKALKPRLVRTRLGASLPELLDGEIATDCEVRAISGSVFGGRRGDGPCAYLGRFANQVSVLEEGTKREFIGWLSPGINKFSVLNIYLSKLTGGKLFNFTTTTNGSERAMVPVGAYEQVMPLDILPTQLLRALIVGDTEVAQKLGALELDEEDLALCTFVCPGKYEYGPILRENLTRIEIEG, encoded by the coding sequence ATGATCAAGATCAAAAAAGGCCTGGATCTTCCCATCAGCGGCGCTCCCGAACAGACCATTACTGACGGCAAACCGATTCGCCACGTGGCATTGATCGGCTTTGACTACAACGGCATGAAGCCGACAATGGCTGTGAAAGAGGGAGACCGTGTCAAGCGCGGTACGCTGCTGTTCACGGACAAGAAGACCGAAGGCGTTCGTTATACTTCACCGGCAGCCGGTGTGGTTAAAGAAATCAACCGCGGTGAGCGTCGCGTGTTCCAGTCTGTTGTCATCGAAATCGATGGCGATGAGGCGGAAACCTATGCTCGCTACAACGATTCCGATCTTGCCGGCCTGGAACGCCAGCAGGTAGTTGATAACCTGGTTGAATCCGGTCTGTGGACAGCGTTCCGCACCCGGCCTTACAGCAAGGTTCCGGAAATCGACTCCGCACCGAACTCCATCTTTGTTTCTGTCATGGATACCAATCCGTTGGCAGCAGACCCTACCGTTATTATCGGCGAGAACAGCAAGGCGTTCGAAAAAGGCTTGACTATCATCTCCCGCCTGACCAACGGTAAGGTATTTGTGACCGGCAAACCCGGCGCCGACGTGTCTGTGCCAAAAGCAGACAACATCGAAGTACACCAGTTCGATGGTGTGCACCCTGCCGGTAATGTGGGCACCCATATCCACCACCTGGACCCGGTTTCAGCCAGTAAGACTGTCTGGAGCATCAATTATCAGGACGTGATCGATATCGCCAAACTGTTCGAGACCGGTGAAGTACCGGTTGAGCGCATTGTGGCCATCGGTGGCCCTAAAGCCCTGAAGCCCCGCCTGGTTCGTACCCGCCTGGGTGCCAGCCTGCCGGAACTGCTGGATGGCGAGATCGCCACTGACTGCGAAGTCCGCGCCATTTCAGGCTCGGTATTCGGCGGGCGTCGTGGTGATGGCCCCTGTGCCTACCTGGGCCGCTTTGCCAATCAGGTGTCGGTGCTGGAAGAAGGCACCAAGCGTGAGTTCATTGGCTGGCTGTCTCCGGGCATTAACAAGTTCTCGGTGCTGAACATCTACCTGTCCAAGCTGACCGGTGGCAAGCTGTTCAACTTCACCACCACCACCAACGGCAGTGAGCGTGCCATGGTGCCTGTCGGTGCCTATGAGCAGGTGATGCCGCTGGACATCCTGCCGACTCAGCTGCTGCGAGCACTGATTGTTGGCGATACCGAAGTGGCACAGAAGCTTGGCGCCCTGGAGCTGGATGAAGAAGATCTGGCGCTGTGCACCTTTGTGTGCCCCGGCAAATATGAATACGGTCCGATTCTCCGCGAGAACCTGACCCGAATCGAGATCGAGGGCTAA
- a CDS encoding NADH:ubiquinone reductase (Na(+)-transporting) subunit B, producing MAIRQFLDGIEHHFEKGGKYERWYALYEAVDTIFYTPGKVTSTTAHVRDGVDLKRIMITVWLCTFPAMFFGMWNIGFQANNFLAANPDAMIADGGLREAFITALAVTGSGAGWWDNFVYGMAYFIPIYAVTFVVGGFWEVLFATVRRHEVNEGFFVTSVLFALICPPTIPLWQVALGITFGVVIGKEVFGGTGKNFLNPALTGRAFLYFAYPAQISGDTVWTAVDGFSGATALSWAASGGLEALETQIGWMNAFVGNIQGSMGETSTIAILIGGLILLAMKIASYRIVGGVLIGMIGMSLLLNIVGSETNPMFAIPAHWHLVMGGFAFGMMFMATDPVSAAMTNTGRWLFGILVGVMTILIRVVNPAFPEGIMLAILFANLFAPLMDHYVVQANIKRRLARG from the coding sequence ATGGCTATCCGACAGTTTCTCGATGGAATCGAGCATCATTTTGAAAAAGGTGGTAAGTACGAGCGCTGGTATGCCCTGTACGAAGCCGTTGATACCATTTTCTACACCCCTGGCAAAGTGACTTCCACCACGGCCCATGTGCGTGACGGCGTAGACCTCAAACGCATCATGATCACTGTATGGTTGTGTACTTTCCCTGCCATGTTCTTCGGTATGTGGAACATTGGTTTTCAGGCCAACAATTTTCTGGCAGCCAACCCGGATGCCATGATTGCAGACGGCGGCCTGCGTGAAGCCTTTATCACCGCCCTGGCCGTGACCGGCTCCGGTGCCGGCTGGTGGGACAACTTCGTTTACGGTATGGCCTACTTCATTCCCATCTATGCCGTCACCTTTGTGGTGGGTGGTTTCTGGGAAGTGCTGTTTGCCACCGTGCGTCGTCACGAAGTGAACGAAGGCTTCTTTGTAACCTCTGTACTGTTCGCACTGATCTGCCCGCCCACCATCCCTCTGTGGCAGGTGGCCCTGGGTATCACTTTCGGTGTGGTTATCGGTAAGGAAGTGTTCGGTGGTACCGGCAAGAACTTCCTGAACCCGGCCCTGACTGGTCGTGCCTTCCTGTATTTTGCCTATCCCGCGCAGATTTCCGGCGACACTGTCTGGACTGCAGTTGATGGCTTCAGTGGCGCAACGGCTCTGAGTTGGGCTGCCTCTGGCGGACTGGAAGCACTGGAAACCCAGATCGGCTGGATGAATGCCTTCGTGGGTAACATTCAGGGTTCCATGGGTGAGACGTCCACCATTGCCATATTGATTGGTGGTCTGATCCTCCTGGCCATGAAGATTGCCTCCTACCGTATTGTCGGTGGGGTGTTGATCGGCATGATCGGTATGTCGTTGCTGTTGAACATTGTCGGGTCCGAGACTAACCCGATGTTTGCCATTCCGGCTCACTGGCACCTGGTTATGGGTGGCTTCGCCTTCGGCATGATGTTCATGGCAACAGACCCGGTATCCGCTGCGATGACCAATACCGGTCGCTGGTTGTTTGGCATTCTGGTCGGTGTGATGACTATCCTCATCCGTGTGGTCAACCCGGCCTTCCCGGAAGGTATTATGCTGGCCATTCTGTTCGCCAACCTGTTCGCCCCGCTGATGGACCACTACGTGGTTCAGGCCAACATCAAACGGAGGCTCGCACGTGGCTAA
- a CDS encoding Na(+)-translocating NADH-quinone reductase subunit C: protein MAKKKETVGKTIQVAFALCIVCSVIVSAAAVSLRPQQALNQELDIKSNILQAAGMAEPGANRARIEELFGQFEPRLVDLRTGRFTTPEELGVPDVLSYNQYRAAGDPNMSTRLSGEQDTANLRRRAHAATVYILEEDGELVRVVLPVHGPGLWSTLYGFISLDGDLNTIEGLGFYDHAETPGLGGEVDNPRWKSQWVGKKIYGDDKSEPQIRLIKGGANPDSEHQIDSLSGATLTARGVENLINFWMGENGFAPFLKNLRDGEA from the coding sequence GTGGCTAAGAAAAAAGAGACGGTCGGAAAGACCATTCAGGTCGCTTTCGCCCTATGCATCGTTTGCTCCGTGATTGTGTCTGCTGCAGCTGTATCCTTGCGCCCGCAGCAGGCCCTGAATCAGGAGCTGGACATCAAGTCCAATATCCTTCAGGCCGCCGGCATGGCGGAGCCTGGCGCCAATCGGGCCCGTATCGAAGAACTGTTTGGTCAGTTCGAGCCGCGCCTGGTTGACCTGCGTACTGGCCGGTTCACCACCCCGGAAGAGCTTGGCGTACCTGATGTACTGAGCTACAACCAGTACCGCGCTGCCGGTGATCCGAACATGTCTACCCGCCTGTCGGGTGAGCAAGACACCGCCAATCTGCGTCGTCGTGCCCACGCAGCCACCGTTTACATCCTTGAGGAGGATGGCGAGCTGGTTCGTGTGGTGCTGCCGGTTCACGGCCCCGGTCTTTGGTCCACCCTTTACGGATTTATTTCACTGGACGGTGATCTGAATACCATCGAAGGTCTGGGTTTCTATGACCACGCGGAAACGCCTGGTCTTGGCGGTGAGGTAGACAACCCCCGCTGGAAAAGCCAGTGGGTTGGCAAGAAGATCTACGGTGACGACAAGAGTGAGCCCCAGATCCGCCTGATCAAAGGCGGTGCCAATCCGGACAGCGAGCATCAGATTGATTCCCTGTCTGGTGCAACGCTGACGGCTCGCGGTGTCGAGAACCTGATCAACTTCTGGATGGGCGAGAACGGTTTCGCGCCGTTCCTGAAAAATCTGCGCGACGGGGAGGCCTGA
- a CDS encoding NADH:ubiquinone reductase (Na(+)-transporting) subunit D, which produces MSDVSAKKVLFEPIFSNNPIALQILGICSALAVTTSLSVTLVMCASVIAVTGFSNLAVSLIRTQIPNSIRIIVQMTIIASLVIVVDQVLKAYAYEISKQLSVFVGLIITNCIVMGRAEGFAMQNPPMLSFLDGIGNGLGYSIAILFVAFFRELFGSGELLGFTILASVNDGGWYVPNGMMLLPPSAFFIIGLGIWALRTWKPDQVEEPDFKMSAHKTREAF; this is translated from the coding sequence ATGTCTGACGTATCAGCCAAGAAGGTTCTTTTTGAACCGATTTTCAGTAACAACCCCATCGCCCTGCAGATTCTTGGGATCTGTTCGGCGCTGGCGGTTACCACCAGCCTGAGCGTTACGCTGGTTATGTGTGCTTCGGTTATTGCGGTAACCGGGTTTTCAAACCTGGCGGTATCTCTGATTCGTACCCAGATTCCCAACAGCATTCGGATCATCGTACAGATGACCATCATTGCGTCGCTGGTAATCGTGGTCGACCAGGTGCTGAAAGCCTATGCCTATGAAATCAGCAAGCAGCTGTCGGTATTCGTTGGTCTTATCATCACCAACTGTATCGTTATGGGCCGGGCCGAGGGCTTTGCCATGCAGAACCCGCCGATGCTGAGCTTTCTGGATGGTATCGGTAACGGTCTGGGTTACTCCATTGCGATCCTGTTCGTGGCGTTCTTCCGTGAGCTGTTCGGCTCTGGTGAACTGCTTGGTTTCACCATCCTGGCCTCGGTTAACGATGGTGGGTGGTATGTGCCGAACGGCATGATGCTGCTGCCCCCGAGCGCATTCTTTATCATCGGTCTGGGCATCTGGGCACTGCGTACCTGGAAGCCGGATCAGGTTGAAGAGCCTGATTTCAAGATGTCAGCCCATAAAACCCGGGAGGCCTTCTAA
- the nqrE gene encoding NADH:ubiquinone reductase (Na(+)-transporting) subunit E produces MDHYLSLLVTAIFVENLALAFFLGMCTFLAISKKVEAAIGLGIAVVVVLTLSVPVNNLIFNTVLREGALSWAGLPDVDLSFLGLLTYIGVIAALVQILEMVLDKYIPSLYAALGVFLPLITVNCAILGASLFMVERDYNFGESVVYGFGAGVGWALAIGALAGIREKLKYSDVPDGLRGLGITFITVGLMSLGFMSFSGISL; encoded by the coding sequence ATGGATCATTATCTGAGTCTTCTGGTTACGGCCATTTTCGTTGAAAACCTGGCGTTGGCGTTCTTCCTGGGGATGTGTACCTTCCTGGCGATCTCCAAAAAGGTAGAAGCGGCGATTGGCCTGGGTATTGCGGTGGTTGTTGTACTGACTCTGTCCGTGCCAGTGAACAACCTGATCTTCAATACCGTTCTGCGTGAAGGTGCCCTGTCCTGGGCGGGGCTGCCAGATGTGGATCTGAGCTTCCTGGGACTGCTGACCTACATCGGTGTTATTGCGGCACTGGTGCAGATTCTTGAGATGGTTCTCGACAAGTACATCCCGTCGCTGTACGCAGCGCTGGGCGTGTTCCTGCCGCTGATCACCGTTAACTGCGCAATCCTGGGTGCGTCACTGTTCATGGTTGAGCGTGACTACAACTTTGGCGAGAGTGTGGTTTACGGCTTTGGCGCTGGCGTGGGCTGGGCCCTGGCCATTGGTGCCCTGGCAGGTATCCGCGAGAAGCTCAAGTACAGTGATGTGCCCGATGGCCTGCGTGGCCTTGGTATTACCTTCATCACTGTCGGCCTGATGTCGCTCGGCTTTATGTCGTTCTCCGGCATCTCGCTGTAA
- the nqrF gene encoding NADH:ubiquinone reductase (Na(+)-transporting) subunit F yields MNTEIILGVVMFTVIVLALVAVILAARSKLVSTGDVTIEINDDPEHTMKTEAGGKLLNTLAGNGIFLSSACGGGGTCAQCKCKVLEGGGAMLPTEKTHFTNREEKEGWRLSCQVPVKQDMKIEVPEEFFGVKKWECEVVSNHNVATFIKELVLKLPEGEEVDFRAGGYVQLECPPYEISFKDFDIEEEFHEDWDKHDIWRYKAINKEDTIRAYSMANYPEEKGLLKFNIRIATPPPGTNHPPGIMSSYVFNLKPGDKVTVMGPFGEFFAKETDAEMVFIGGGAGMAPMRSHIFDQLKRLNSKRKISFWYGARSVREMFYVEDFDALAAEYENFEWHCALSDPLPTDDWDGPTGFIHNVLYENYLKDHPAPEDCEFYMCGPPIMNASVIKMLKDLGVEDENIMLDDFGG; encoded by the coding sequence ATGAATACCGAAATTATTCTTGGCGTGGTCATGTTTACCGTCATCGTGCTTGCACTGGTGGCGGTGATCCTGGCAGCGCGCTCAAAACTGGTCAGCACCGGCGACGTCACCATTGAAATCAATGACGACCCGGAACACACCATGAAAACGGAAGCAGGTGGAAAACTGCTGAACACCCTGGCGGGCAACGGCATTTTCCTGTCGTCTGCCTGTGGTGGCGGTGGCACCTGCGCTCAGTGTAAATGTAAGGTTCTGGAAGGTGGCGGCGCCATGCTGCCCACTGAAAAGACCCACTTCACCAACCGTGAAGAAAAAGAAGGCTGGCGCCTGTCGTGCCAGGTTCCTGTAAAGCAGGACATGAAGATCGAAGTACCGGAAGAGTTCTTTGGCGTGAAGAAGTGGGAGTGCGAGGTGGTGTCTAACCACAACGTGGCCACCTTCATCAAGGAACTCGTACTGAAGCTGCCGGAAGGCGAGGAAGTGGACTTCCGCGCTGGCGGTTACGTGCAGCTGGAGTGCCCCCCGTACGAAATCAGCTTCAAGGATTTCGACATCGAGGAGGAGTTCCACGAAGACTGGGACAAGCACGATATCTGGCGTTATAAGGCGATCAACAAGGAAGACACCATCCGTGCCTACTCCATGGCGAACTACCCGGAAGAGAAGGGACTTCTGAAGTTCAACATCCGTATTGCGACACCGCCTCCGGGAACCAATCACCCGCCAGGCATCATGTCCAGCTACGTGTTCAACCTGAAGCCGGGTGACAAAGTCACTGTAATGGGGCCATTCGGTGAATTCTTCGCCAAGGAGACTGACGCGGAAATGGTCTTCATCGGTGGTGGTGCCGGTATGGCGCCCATGCGCTCTCATATCTTTGACCAGCTCAAGCGCCTGAATTCCAAGCGTAAGATCAGCTTCTGGTATGGTGCCCGCAGTGTGCGCGAGATGTTCTATGTGGAAGACTTTGACGCTCTGGCCGCAGAGTACGAGAACTTTGAGTGGCATTGTGCCTTGTCAGATCCGCTTCCGACTGACGACTGGGATGGCCCTACCGGCTTCATCCATAACGTGTTGTACGAAAACTATCTGAAGGACCACCCGGCTCCGGAAGACTGTGAGTTCTACATGTGCGGGCCCCCAATCATGAACGCGTCCGTTATCAAGATGCTGAAAGATCTTGGTGTTGAGGATGAAAACATCATGCTGGATGATTTCGGAGGTTAA
- a CDS encoding FAD:protein FMN transferase yields MTSRMFGPVRVVVISVFMTLIMAALAGCSFQEEEKVWEISGGIFGTTYHINVVLPEDRERLQTLAQGIQKELEAVDASMSTWKQDSELSRLNRKQDQSEWTELSPALFEVILRSQEIAELTGGAFDITIGPVVNLWGFGPDARPDTVPSDAALEKALSDTGYRYLELNAEAMALRSEKPQYIDLSGIAKGYGVDVVARYLDREGVQAYLVEIGGEVRVNGRKPDGGAWRLAVEEPSEQARQVSKIVAMDQHAMATSGDYRNYYESDGQRYSHTIDPSTGKPITNRLASVTVITEDSMTADALATAFTVMGYERARALATRENIPAYFIVRGESGFEVHETPAFSSFVVQ; encoded by the coding sequence ATGACATCCCGCATGTTCGGACCCGTCAGGGTGGTTGTGATCAGCGTCTTTATGACGCTGATCATGGCTGCCCTGGCGGGTTGCTCGTTTCAGGAAGAGGAAAAAGTCTGGGAAATTTCCGGAGGTATCTTCGGAACGACCTATCACATAAACGTCGTATTGCCAGAAGACAGGGAACGCCTGCAGACTCTGGCTCAGGGAATTCAGAAAGAGTTGGAAGCGGTGGATGCGTCCATGTCTACCTGGAAGCAGGATTCCGAGTTGTCTCGTTTGAATCGCAAACAGGACCAGTCGGAGTGGACCGAACTTTCTCCAGCCTTGTTCGAAGTCATACTGCGTTCCCAGGAAATTGCCGAGCTGACTGGCGGGGCGTTTGATATCACCATCGGTCCCGTGGTCAATCTCTGGGGCTTCGGGCCGGATGCCCGGCCTGATACCGTCCCGTCCGACGCGGCCCTTGAGAAAGCGCTTTCAGATACTGGCTACCGCTATCTCGAGCTGAACGCAGAGGCCATGGCGTTGCGTAGCGAAAAGCCCCAGTACATCGATTTGTCCGGGATTGCCAAAGGCTATGGTGTCGATGTGGTGGCCCGTTACCTGGACCGTGAAGGTGTGCAGGCGTACCTTGTAGAGATCGGTGGTGAGGTGAGGGTCAATGGGCGGAAACCTGACGGCGGTGCCTGGCGCCTCGCCGTTGAAGAGCCATCGGAACAGGCACGGCAGGTCAGCAAGATAGTGGCCATGGACCAGCATGCGATGGCAACCTCCGGTGACTATCGTAACTATTACGAATCGGATGGCCAGCGTTACTCGCATACAATAGACCCATCGACCGGTAAGCCGATTACCAACCGATTGGCGTCTGTGACGGTGATTACCGAAGACAGCATGACCGCCGACGCGCTGGCCACCGCATTCACCGTGATGGGGTATGAGCGGGCACGGGCGCTGGCAACGCGGGAAAATATTCCCGCTTATTTCATTGTACGAGGCGAGAGCGGCTTTGAGGTGCATGAAACACCGGCTTTCTCTTCCTTCGTGGTTCAGTAA
- the nqrM gene encoding (Na+)-NQR maturation NqrM, translating into MGTFLLVLFIVGILIAGMSIGVIFGRKPISGTCGGIGALGISQSCDICGGNTQKCEESRSETGASEKAEDLAYDASRTEK; encoded by the coding sequence ATGGGTACCTTTCTTCTCGTTTTGTTCATTGTGGGCATTCTGATTGCCGGTATGTCGATCGGCGTGATCTTTGGCCGTAAGCCCATCAGCGGCACCTGCGGTGGGATTGGTGCTCTGGGCATCAGCCAGTCCTGTGATATTTGTGGCGGTAACACGCAGAAGTGTGAGGAAAGCCGCAGCGAGACCGGGGCCTCTGAGAAAGCGGAAGACCTGGCCTACGACGCCTCGCGCACAGAAAAGTAA
- the sthA gene encoding Si-specific NAD(P)(+) transhydrogenase produces MAEHHYDVVVIGAGPSGEGAAMNAAKHNKRVAIIEDKPTVGGNCTHWGTIPSKALRHSVKQIITFNTNQMFRDIGEPRWFSFPRVLQNAQKVIGKQVKLRTQFYSRNRVDLINGRASFVDTHRLEIRGNKSVETIHFKQAIIATGSRPYLPPDVDFRHHRIYNSDSILNLSHTPRTLIIYGAGVIGSEYASIFAGLGVKVDLINPGSRLLSFLDDEISDALSYHLRNNGVLVRHNEQYESVKGDDHGVVLSLQSGKKIRADAFLWCNGRSGNTENLGLANVGLVPNGRGQLAVDDHYRTEVDHIYAAGDVIGWPSLASAAYDQGRAASSDITQDEYFRYVDDVPTGIYTIPEISSVGKTERELTEAKVPYDVGQAFFKDLARAQITGEAVGMLKILFHRETREILGIHCFGDQAAEIVHIGQAIMNQKGEANSLNYFINTTFNYPTMAEAYRVAALNGLNRIF; encoded by the coding sequence ATGGCAGAGCATCACTACGACGTCGTCGTTATTGGCGCCGGCCCTTCCGGTGAAGGGGCGGCAATGAACGCGGCCAAGCACAACAAGCGAGTCGCCATCATTGAAGACAAACCGACGGTGGGCGGTAACTGCACGCACTGGGGCACCATTCCATCCAAGGCGCTGCGTCACTCGGTGAAGCAGATCATCACCTTCAACACCAATCAGATGTTCCGGGATATCGGCGAACCGCGCTGGTTTTCCTTCCCGAGGGTGTTGCAGAACGCGCAGAAGGTGATCGGCAAGCAGGTAAAGCTGCGCACCCAGTTCTATTCCCGTAACCGGGTAGACCTGATCAATGGCCGTGCATCGTTTGTAGACACGCATCGGTTGGAAATCCGCGGTAACAAGTCGGTTGAGACTATCCACTTCAAGCAGGCCATTATTGCTACCGGCTCCCGTCCGTATCTGCCGCCCGATGTGGATTTCCGCCATCATCGGATTTACAACTCTGACTCCATCCTGAACCTGTCTCACACCCCGCGCACCCTCATTATCTATGGCGCCGGTGTTATCGGTTCCGAGTACGCCTCCATTTTTGCCGGGCTGGGTGTAAAGGTTGACCTGATCAACCCTGGCAGTCGCCTGTTGTCATTCCTGGACGACGAAATCTCCGATGCGCTCAGCTACCACCTTCGCAACAACGGTGTGCTGGTTCGCCATAACGAGCAATACGAATCGGTGAAAGGCGACGACCACGGTGTGGTACTTTCACTGCAGTCTGGTAAGAAAATTCGCGCCGATGCCTTTCTCTGGTGCAACGGGCGAAGTGGTAACACGGAAAACCTTGGGTTGGCGAATGTGGGCCTGGTGCCCAATGGTCGCGGCCAGTTGGCTGTGGATGACCACTACCGTACCGAGGTGGACCACATCTACGCGGCGGGCGATGTGATTGGCTGGCCGAGCCTGGCCAGTGCAGCCTATGACCAGGGCCGTGCGGCTTCGTCAGACATCACCCAGGACGAGTATTTCCGATACGTAGATGATGTGCCCACGGGTATCTATACCATTCCTGAAATCAGCTCCGTAGGTAAAACCGAGCGGGAGCTGACAGAAGCCAAAGTGCCATACGATGTTGGTCAGGCTTTCTTCAAGGACCTGGCGCGGGCACAGATAACGGGTGAAGCGGTGGGCATGCTGAAGATCCTGTTCCACCGTGAGACTCGGGAGATTCTGGGTATCCACTGTTTCGGTGACCAGGCGGCTGAGATTGTGCACATCGGCCAGGCGATCATGAACCAGAAAGGGGAGGCGAACTCCCTGAACTACTTCATCAATACCACTTTCAACTACCCGACCATGGCGGAAGCCTATCGGGTGGCGGCATTGAACGGCCTGAACCGGATCTTCTGA